A portion of the Rhodococcus pseudokoreensis genome contains these proteins:
- a CDS encoding DUF4118 domain-containing protein yields MPARLIALLVRPTTPPLWLGIVVAATVITVETVVVHQLDTVAPQNAFGAVFLLGVLVVSARWGFVLSVMTTLVSAVVYVYFHLQVAGSLLPTKPGDWVAVLVFLPVALVANLMAGQARLRTAEAVLRRREAEASRDELGILAAHQAALRRVATLAARGVSPPEVFTAVAEELALWLHVVNAVLLRDDGDGTGTLVAVRYEPGITGMSVTGDKIPMEGDDVGAIVLRTGRAARIDNHEHVGGEVATRIREGGFGSIVGVPIVVDSRVWGAAIVGSRRAEPLPPDTEARLGDFADLVATAIANAVTRAELLASRARIVAASDEARRRLERDLHDGAQQRLVSLGLEVRMTEASVPAEWVDVKEQLSAVASGLKGVSEDLRELSHGIHPAILSKGGLGSAVRTLARRSAVPVTLDVAIEDRCAESVEVAAYYVVAEALTNAAKHARASEVHVSLGTEDGALHLVIRDDGVGGASSAAGSGLLGLQDRVEALGGHLRITSPPGHGTTLDITIPVAGE; encoded by the coding sequence ATGCCTGCGCGTCTGATAGCGCTCCTGGTGCGCCCGACCACGCCGCCGCTGTGGCTGGGAATCGTGGTCGCCGCCACCGTGATCACCGTGGAAACCGTTGTGGTGCACCAGCTCGACACGGTTGCGCCGCAGAACGCCTTCGGTGCGGTGTTCCTGCTCGGAGTCCTGGTGGTCTCGGCCCGCTGGGGATTCGTGCTGTCGGTGATGACGACGTTGGTGAGCGCAGTCGTCTACGTCTACTTCCACCTCCAGGTGGCGGGGTCCCTGCTTCCGACCAAACCCGGCGACTGGGTGGCCGTCCTGGTCTTCCTGCCCGTCGCGCTGGTGGCCAACCTCATGGCCGGTCAGGCCAGGTTGCGGACCGCCGAGGCTGTCCTGCGCCGGCGCGAGGCCGAGGCCAGCCGCGACGAACTCGGGATCCTCGCCGCACACCAGGCCGCATTGCGCCGAGTGGCGACACTGGCGGCGCGTGGGGTGAGTCCACCGGAAGTGTTCACCGCTGTCGCCGAGGAACTCGCGCTCTGGCTGCACGTAGTCAACGCCGTGCTTCTTCGCGACGACGGGGACGGCACGGGCACGTTGGTCGCCGTGCGATACGAGCCGGGGATCACCGGGATGTCTGTCACCGGGGACAAAATCCCGATGGAGGGCGACGACGTCGGGGCGATCGTTCTCCGCACCGGCCGTGCCGCCAGGATCGACAACCACGAACACGTCGGCGGGGAAGTCGCGACCCGCATTCGCGAAGGCGGCTTCGGATCGATCGTGGGAGTCCCGATCGTCGTGGACTCCCGGGTGTGGGGTGCGGCGATCGTCGGATCGCGGCGCGCCGAGCCGCTGCCACCGGACACCGAGGCGCGACTCGGTGACTTCGCCGATCTCGTCGCGACCGCGATCGCGAATGCGGTGACCCGTGCCGAACTGCTCGCCTCGCGCGCGAGGATCGTCGCGGCCTCCGACGAGGCCCGGCGTCGCCTGGAACGCGATCTGCACGACGGGGCTCAGCAGCGACTGGTGTCGCTGGGGCTCGAGGTGCGGATGACGGAGGCATCGGTGCCTGCCGAATGGGTGGACGTGAAGGAGCAGTTGTCGGCCGTCGCGTCGGGGCTGAAGGGGGTGTCGGAGGATCTGCGCGAGCTCTCGCACGGAATCCATCCGGCGATCCTGTCGAAGGGAGGGCTGGGATCGGCGGTGCGGACGCTGGCGCGTCGCTCGGCGGTCCCCGTCACCCTCGACGTCGCCATTGAGGACCGCTGCGCGGAATCGGTGGAGGTAGCCGCCTACTACGTGGTCGCCGAGGCGCTCACCAACGCCGCCAAGCACGCGCGAGCCTCCGAGGTGCACGTGTCCCTGGGAACGGAGGACGGCGCCCTGCACCTCGTGATCCGGGACGACGGCGTCGGCGGTGCCTCGTCCGCCGCGGGCTCCGGGCTCCTCGGATTGCAGGACCGGGTCGAGGCCCTCGGCGGCCACCTGCGGATCACGAGCCCGCCGGGTCACGGCACCACTTTGGACATCACCATCCCGGTAGCCGGCGAGTGA
- a CDS encoding response regulator produces the protein MAESDPPAKTPIRVMLAEDDVLLREGVASLLTRSGFDVLEQTGDATTLLELVRERTPDLVVVDIRMPPTHTTEGLDAAREIREEFPEVGILVLSAHADVEHAMELLASGRGIGYLLKSRITDVDDFIDTLQRIAAGASVVDPALVQELVSARRRNDPLAALSTREREVLALMAEGRSNAGIARRLWVTEGTVEKHVRSILTKLNLPETGDDHRRVLAVVTFLEAR, from the coding sequence ATGGCCGAATCCGACCCTCCGGCGAAGACCCCGATACGGGTGATGCTGGCCGAGGACGACGTCCTGCTCCGCGAGGGTGTGGCGAGCCTGCTCACCCGCTCCGGCTTCGACGTCCTGGAGCAGACCGGCGACGCAACCACCCTCCTCGAACTGGTCCGCGAGAGAACGCCCGACCTGGTGGTGGTCGACATTCGGATGCCACCGACCCACACCACCGAGGGCCTCGACGCTGCCCGGGAGATACGCGAAGAGTTCCCCGAGGTCGGCATCCTGGTGCTGTCGGCGCACGCCGATGTCGAGCACGCGATGGAATTACTGGCCAGCGGCCGGGGAATCGGCTACCTGCTCAAGAGCCGCATCACCGACGTCGACGACTTCATCGACACCCTGCAGCGCATCGCCGCGGGAGCGTCCGTCGTAGATCCGGCGCTGGTGCAGGAGTTGGTTTCCGCCCGTCGGCGCAACGACCCGCTCGCGGCGCTCAGCACGCGGGAGCGGGAGGTCCTGGCCCTCATGGCGGAAGGACGGTCCAATGCCGGCATCGCCCGCCGACTGTGGGTCACCGAGGGAACCGTCGAGAAACATGTTCGCAGCATCCTGACGAAACTGAACCTCCCGGAGACCGGCGACGATCACCGACGGGTTCTCGCGGTCGTCACCTTTCTCGAGGCTCGCTGA
- a CDS encoding LytR/AlgR family response regulator transcription factor, translated as MEGMVLQPGRPRCLIVDDSLCFLDTARRLLEQQGIPVIGTVSNSADAVRTAAELQPDVILVDVELGAESGFDLAQRLDESFAAAVILISTHAEQDLADLISGSPAVGFVSKTELSSDAVRDLLRADRDRVAPVSEPRER; from the coding sequence ATGGAGGGCATGGTGTTGCAGCCCGGTCGTCCACGATGCCTGATCGTCGATGACAGCCTTTGTTTTCTGGACACTGCCCGGCGACTGCTCGAGCAGCAGGGCATCCCCGTGATCGGCACGGTGTCGAACAGCGCCGACGCGGTGCGGACGGCCGCGGAACTGCAGCCCGACGTCATTCTGGTCGACGTCGAACTCGGCGCGGAGAGCGGATTCGACCTCGCGCAGCGACTCGACGAGTCGTTCGCAGCGGCGGTGATCCTGATTTCCACGCACGCCGAGCAAGACCTGGCCGACCTGATCTCCGGGAGCCCCGCGGTGGGATTCGTGTCGAAGACCGAGCTGTCGTCGGACGCCGTCCGGGATCTGCTCCGCGCTGACCGGGATCGCGTGGCTCCGGTCAGCGAGCCTCGAGAAAGGTGA